Part of the Acidobacteriota bacterium genome is shown below.
AATTCCGACTGGGCAAGTTCATAACCCCAATCGCGAAATGCCCCTTCGGTAAATTTCATGATGTTGCCTTTGTGCATCAGGGTCACCGAAGAGCGTTTGAATTCCAGCGCGTAATTGATGGCGCGGCGCACCAGGCGTTTGGTTCCGGTAGGCGAAATCGGTTTGATGCCGATGCCGCTATCGGTGCGAATCTTGTAACCATATTTGTCATTGAGAAGCGAAATGATTTCCGCAGCGCGTTCGCTTCCCGAAGTGAATTCAACGCCCGCGTAAACGTCTTCGGTGTTTTCGCGGAAAATTACGATGTTCACTTTTTCAGGGCGTTTGACCGGCGAAGGCACGCCGTCGAAATAACGCACGGGGCGAACGCAGGCATATAAATCAAGCACTTGTCGAAGCGTCACGTTCAACGAACGAATGCCGCCGCCAACGGGTGTGGTGAGCGGTCCTTTGATAGCGACGACATATTCGGCAATGGCTTTGACGGAATCGTCGGTGAGCCATTCGCCGAATTGATTGAAACATTTTTCGCCCGCGAAGATTTCATACCAGACGATTTTGCGTTTGCCGCCGTAAGCTTTTTCGACCGCCGCATCGAACACGCGCTGTGAAGCTTTCCAGATGTCGCGTCCCGTGCCATCGCCTTCGATGTAAGGAATGATGGGGTTATCGGGCACATTGAGTTTGGTTCCCTCGACGGTAATCTTTTGACCCTCAGCGGGAACTTCTATACCATTGAAACTTGCCATTTGGTTAAATCTCCTGTCTTTTTATTGATAATTGCAAAACGAATGCGCAGTAGAAAAAATTGCGCAAAGAGTGCTAATGATAACGACTTTGGTTTAGAATCACAAATCTGTCGCAGGCAATACCGAGGCAGGCGCTGAACGATGAACGAACATATTTTTCCGCTTGAAGCTGATACTGATTTGCGTCAGCAAGTGACGCTTGAAATCGAGCGCGACAAAGCTGAATCACAGTTTATCAAGATGAAAAAGATGTTCTATAAATTTATCCTTAAAGCGATTTTGAGTTTGCTGGTTATGTTCGTTGGTTACTGGAGACTCTTTCCTCAAATGAGTTGGGGATCATTGTTGGGGTATTGGATCAGCTTGATCATTGTCGTCAATGTTCCTGAATTGATTTTTTTATGGCGAGAAACCAAAGAGTCCAAACAGCATTTAAAAAGCTGGGAAGCGGTTAAAAAAGATTACGAAGCAGTAAAAGAACAACAATAATTTTAAGGTTATTTATGGCTGAGAACAGAATGCAAAAAGAACCGGACGAAGATTCGATAGAAGAGATTCATCGCCGCATCGCCGAATCCGAAGAAGCGAATTTGACTGCCGACGCGCATAAACTGACGACCTGGGAGCGCGTCAAACTGGCGCGTCATCAGGAGCGTCCCTACACCCTGGATTACATCGAATTGCTGTTTACGGACTTCACCGAAATTCACGGCGACCGCCGGTTTGGCGATGACCACGCGATGGTCACCGGCTTTGCGAAATTTCACGATGAGCCGTGCGTCATCATCGGTCATCAAAAAGGGCGCACCACCAAACAGCGGCAATATCGCAATTTCGGACAGGCAAAACCCGAAGGCTATCGCAAAGCCTTGCGGGTGATGAAACTCGCGGAAAAATTCCATCGCCCGATTTTCACCTTCATTGATACGCAGGGCGCGTATCCGGGCATTGATGCCGAAGAGCGCGGACAGGCGGAAGCCATCGCTTTCAACCTGCGCGAAATGGCGAAATTGCGCGTGCCGGTGATTGTCACAGTGATTGGCGAAGGCGGTTCGGGCGGGGCACTCGCCATCGGCATTGGCGATAAAATATTGATGCAGGAAAATTCGTTTTACTCAGTGATTTCGCCCGAAGGCTGCGCTTCGATTCTGTGGCGTGACGCATCATTCGCCGAACAGGCTGCAAAAGCTTTGAAACTGACGGCGCAGGATTTATTGGGCTTCGGATTGATTGACACCATCGTGCCTGAACCCAAAGGCGGCGCGCACGGCGATTATCAAAAAGCTGCGGAGTTACTGGACGTCGCATTAGTTGAGGCATTGAATTCGGTGCGACATTTTAGCGAGCGCGAGCGCGTCGAGATGCGTTATCAGAAATTCCGTGCCATGGGCGAATTTGAAGAGCGAGCAAACCACCTCAGTTAAAGAAGGAGAACGACCATGTCAGCGGTTTTTGAAACAATTGATAAATCTTCTTCAAAAGCGTTATTCGGCATTCCCGAAGCTCAGGTTCATAGTTGGACGGTACGGGATTATTACAAAATGTTTGAGGCAGGATTATTTGAAGGCATGCAGGTTGAACTCATCGGAGGGCAAATTATTGAAATGAGTGCGATGGGTGCGGAACAGGCGACGACGGTGACGCTTGCTGCTAAAGCCTTAGAGAAAGGATTTGAACGAATTTTTTTCGTCAGAAGCCAAATGTCCTTAAATGCAGGTAATGACGCTGAACCGCAGCCCGATATTGCGATGGTTAAAGGTAATGTTCGTGACTATAAAAATGCGCACCCGAAAACTGCTGCTCTTATTGTTGAAGTCGCCGATTCATCTTTAAAATTTGATAGAACCGTTAAAGGAAGCATCTACGCCCGCGCCGGAATTAAAGATTATTGGATAATCAATATCAAAGACCGACGTTTGGAAATTTATCGCAAGCCTCAAGAAGATGAGACACAACCCTTTGGCTTTGGTTACTCGGAAATCAAAATCCTCACTGAATCGGATTCCATCAAACCGCTTGCCGCCCGAAAAGAGATAAAGGTTGCAGACCTCTTGCCATAGGTTGCCGCCTACATATTACCAACAACCGATGACTAAATTCGATTGCATCATTTTTGATTTTGACGGTACGCTGGTTCGTTCCGAATTCGCTTACCTCTATTCATTCAAACATTCCATCAAGTTGCACACCGGCGTAGAAGTTTCCGACGAAGAGTTCAGAAAATACTGGCACATGAATTTCACCCCCGCAGATATTTTGAAACAATATGGCGAAGAGATGCTTGATGAAATGGTGATGAGTTTTGAAGAGTATTATTACGACAATCATCATCACCACGTCGAACTTTACGAAGGCATTGATGACCTCATCGAACAACTGCAAGCCCAAAACGCCAAACTGGGGCTGGTGTCACTGAAACCGCGTCGCGCAGGGGTGCGCGAACTCGAAATCATCAATCT
Proteins encoded:
- a CDS encoding NADP-dependent isocitrate dehydrogenase; this translates as MASFNGIEVPAEGQKITVEGTKLNVPDNPIIPYIEGDGTGRDIWKASQRVFDAAVEKAYGGKRKIVWYEIFAGEKCFNQFGEWLTDDSVKAIAEYVVAIKGPLTTPVGGGIRSLNVTLRQVLDLYACVRPVRYFDGVPSPVKRPEKVNIVIFRENTEDVYAGVEFTSGSERAAEIISLLNDKYGYKIRTDSGIGIKPISPTGTKRLVRRAINYALEFKRSSVTLMHKGNIMKFTEGAFRDWGYELAQSEFRNEIVTERETWILDNYDRNNALTAEANARMIEPGFDQMSEKQRNEVVKEVEATLAAIGATHGNGEWKAKLLIKDRIADSIFQQILTRPDEYDVVATPNLNGDYFSDAAAAQVGGLGMAPGANIGDNAAVFEATHGTAPKYADKDVINPSSVMLSGVMMLEHMGWREAGDLLIQGLTKTIQQKRVTYDLERQMEGATKLKTSEFASAIIENM
- a CDS encoding acetyl-CoA carboxylase carboxyltransferase subunit alpha — protein: MQKEPDEDSIEEIHRRIAESEEANLTADAHKLTTWERVKLARHQERPYTLDYIELLFTDFTEIHGDRRFGDDHAMVTGFAKFHDEPCVIIGHQKGRTTKQRQYRNFGQAKPEGYRKALRVMKLAEKFHRPIFTFIDTQGAYPGIDAEERGQAEAIAFNLREMAKLRVPVIVTVIGEGGSGGALAIGIGDKILMQENSFYSVISPEGCASILWRDASFAEQAAKALKLTAQDLLGFGLIDTIVPEPKGGAHGDYQKAAELLDVALVEALNSVRHFSERERVEMRYQKFRAMGEFEERANHLS
- a CDS encoding Uma2 family endonuclease; translated protein: MSAVFETIDKSSSKALFGIPEAQVHSWTVRDYYKMFEAGLFEGMQVELIGGQIIEMSAMGAEQATTVTLAAKALEKGFERIFFVRSQMSLNAGNDAEPQPDIAMVKGNVRDYKNAHPKTAALIVEVADSSLKFDRTVKGSIYARAGIKDYWIINIKDRRLEIYRKPQEDETQPFGFGYSEIKILTESDSIKPLAARKEIKVADLLP
- a CDS encoding HAD family hydrolase; translated protein: MTKFDCIIFDFDGTLVRSEFAYLYSFKHSIKLHTGVEVSDEEFRKYWHMNFTPADILKQYGEEMLDEMVMSFEEYYYDNHHHHVELYEGIDDLIEQLQAQNAKLGLVSLKPRRAGVRELEIINLHEIFRVQIWGDDVENPKPAPDGVHQALQALNAAVEQTLVIGDSAADILMGRAAGCATAAAMWGQPHHDKLLATSPDFVIDSPMDLTKYLSN